Proteins encoded in a region of the Athene noctua chromosome 4, bAthNoc1.hap1.1, whole genome shotgun sequence genome:
- the SLC25A4 gene encoding ADP/ATP translocase 1: MGDQALSFLKDFLAGGIAAAISKTAVAPIERVKLLLQVQHASKQITAEKQYKGIIDCIVRIPKEQGIISFWRGNLANVIRYFPTQALNFAFKDKYKQIFLGGVDRHKQFWRYFAGNLASGGAAGATSLCFVYPLDFARTRLAADVGKGATEREFTGLGDCIVKIFKSDGLKGLYQGFSVSVQGIIIYRAAYFGVYDTAKGMLPDPKNVHIVVSWMIAQTVTAVAGLVSYPFDTVRRRMMMQSGRKGADIMYKGTIDCWKKIAKDEGSKAFFKGAWSNVLRGMGGAFVLVLYDEIKKYV; this comes from the exons ATGGGTGACCAAGCGCTCAGCTTCCTCAAGGACTTTTTGGCCGGCGGGATCGCTGCCGCCATCTCTAAGACGGCTGTCGCCCCCATCGAGAGAGTGAAGTTGCTCCTGCAG GTCCAGCATGCCAGCAAACAGATCACGGCGGAGAAGCAGTACAAGGGCATCATCGACTGCATAGTCCGCATCCCCAAGGAGCAAGGCATCATCTCCTTCTGGAGAGGCAACCTGGCCAACGTCATCCGGTACTTCCCCACCCAGGCCCTCAACTTCGCCTTCAAGGACAAGTACAAGCAGATCTTCCTGGGGGGAGTGGACAGGCACAAGCAGTTCTGGCGCTACTTCGCAGGGAACCTGGCGTCCGGGGGTGCCGCAGGAGCCACCTCCCTCTGCTTCGTCTACCCGCTGGATTTTGCCAGGACCCGGCTGGCGGCTGATGTGGGCAAAGGAGCCACCGAGAGAGAGTTCACTGGGCTGGGCGACTGCATCGTCAAGATCTTCAAGTCTGATGGCTTGAAGGGCCTGTACCAAGGATTCAGTGTGTCTGTCCAGGGCATCATCATCTACAGAGCAGCCTATTTTGGGGTTTATGACACAGCCAAGG GTATGTTGCCTGATCCAAAGAATGTGCATATTGTAGTGAGTTGGATGATTGCCCAGACTGTCACTGCAGTAGCAGGGCTGGTTTCTTACCCTTTTGATACTGTGCGACGTAGGATGATGATGCAGTCTGGCCGAAAGGGAG CTGATATTATGTACAAGGGCACAATTGATTGCTGGAAGAAGATAGCCAAAGATGAAGGATCCAAAGCGTTCTTCAAAGGTGCCTGGTCAAATGTGTTGAGAGGCATGGGCGGAGCTTTTGTATTAGTACTTTATGATGAAATCAAGAAATACGTCTAA